The proteins below come from a single Dermatophilaceae bacterium Soc4.6 genomic window:
- a CDS encoding TspO/MBR family protein, whose product MTATLPRSLPVTGAALVTTAVVGGLGTDVRSAWYARLTKPAWEPPGWVFGPAWTTLYSLIAVASARTIDRIEDPGDRRRYQVALGINLVLNIGWTWVFFTAKRPKLALAEILLLEVSTIDLLRRSARHDPTSGALLAPYAAWVAFATTLTAAIVKRNPDA is encoded by the coding sequence ATGACCGCCACGCTCCCCCGCTCCCTGCCCGTGACGGGTGCCGCGCTCGTGACCACGGCCGTCGTCGGCGGCCTCGGCACCGACGTGCGGTCGGCCTGGTACGCCCGGCTCACCAAGCCGGCGTGGGAGCCGCCCGGCTGGGTCTTCGGCCCGGCGTGGACCACGCTCTACTCACTCATCGCCGTCGCGTCGGCGCGTACCATCGACCGCATCGAGGACCCGGGCGATCGGCGCCGCTACCAGGTGGCCCTGGGGATCAACCTCGTGCTCAACATCGGCTGGACCTGGGTCTTCTTCACCGCCAAGCGGCCGAAGCTCGCCCTCGCCGAGATCCTCCTGCTCGAGGTGTCGACCATCGACCTGCTGCGCCGCAGCGCCCGGCACGACCCCACCTCGGGCGCCCTCCTCGCCCCGTATGCCGCCTGGGTCGCCTTCGCGACCACGCTGACCGCAGCGATCGTCAAGCGCAACCCCGACGCCTGA
- a CDS encoding deoxyribodipyrimidine photo-lyase — MAEPAPSVLWFRRDLRLRDHAALMAAAEQGPVTALFVLDDELLHRSGAPRTAYLLRTLRALHADLESHGGGLVVRTGRPDEVVPALSREIGATAVHISADYAPYGARRDARVAQALGEVPLVPTGSPYAVAPGRVLKGDGTPYKVFTPFYRAWSEHGWRRPADSDPAHVSWLVVDGDGIPDDPAVDAELPPAGEVAAHEAWKLFCENGLRRYPKQRNRPDIDETSRMSPHLKLGTIHPRTILADLDLAHEAYRRQICWRDFYAQVLHHWPSSAHDYLKPAFKHMQYDTGDVAAQRFSAWQRGETGYPIVDAGMRQLLAEGWMHNRVRMVVASFLVKDLHLEWTQGAQHFMDHLIDGDLANNQHGWQWTAGTGTDAAPYFRVFNPVAQGEKFDPDGDYVRRWVPQLRGIPGAAVHAPWSLPQPPDDYPAPIVDHAVERREALERLKAISGT, encoded by the coding sequence GTGGCTGAGCCGGCCCCCTCCGTCCTGTGGTTCCGCCGCGACCTGCGGCTGCGTGACCACGCCGCGCTCATGGCGGCGGCCGAGCAGGGCCCGGTGACAGCGCTTTTCGTGCTCGACGACGAGCTGCTGCATCGCAGCGGGGCACCCCGCACGGCATATCTCCTGCGCACCCTGAGGGCGCTGCACGCCGACCTCGAGAGCCACGGCGGCGGTCTGGTCGTGCGCACCGGCCGACCCGACGAGGTTGTGCCCGCCCTCTCGCGCGAGATCGGCGCCACGGCCGTGCACATCAGCGCCGACTACGCGCCGTACGGCGCCCGCCGCGACGCCCGGGTGGCGCAGGCGCTCGGCGAGGTGCCGCTCGTGCCCACCGGCAGCCCGTATGCCGTTGCCCCCGGCCGGGTGCTCAAGGGTGACGGCACGCCCTACAAGGTCTTCACACCCTTCTACCGCGCGTGGAGCGAGCACGGGTGGCGGCGGCCGGCCGACTCCGACCCGGCCCACGTGTCGTGGCTGGTCGTCGACGGCGACGGGATCCCCGACGACCCGGCCGTCGACGCAGAGCTGCCGCCCGCGGGCGAGGTCGCGGCCCACGAAGCGTGGAAGCTGTTCTGCGAGAACGGTCTTCGCCGGTATCCGAAGCAGCGCAACCGGCCCGACATCGACGAGACGTCGCGCATGTCGCCGCACCTCAAGCTCGGCACGATCCACCCGCGCACGATCCTCGCCGATCTCGACCTGGCCCACGAGGCCTATCGCCGCCAGATCTGCTGGCGCGACTTCTACGCCCAGGTGCTCCACCACTGGCCGAGCAGCGCGCACGACTACCTCAAGCCGGCGTTCAAGCACATGCAGTACGACACCGGTGACGTTGCTGCGCAACGGTTTTCGGCGTGGCAGCGGGGCGAGACCGGCTATCCGATCGTCGACGCGGGCATGCGTCAGCTGCTCGCCGAGGGCTGGATGCACAACCGCGTGCGGATGGTCGTGGCGTCCTTCCTGGTCAAGGACCTGCACCTGGAGTGGACCCAGGGGGCGCAGCACTTCATGGACCACCTCATCGACGGCGACCTGGCCAACAACCAGCACGGGTGGCAGTGGACGGCCGGCACGGGCACCGACGCAGCGCCGTACTTCCGCGTCTTCAACCCCGTCGCCCAGGGCGAGAAGTTCGACCCCGACGGCGACTACGTGCGCCGCTGGGTGCCGCAGCTGCGCGGCATACCGGGAGCGGCGGTGCACGCACCGTGGTCGCTGCCTCAGCCGCCCGACGACTACCCGGCCCCGATCGTCGACCACGCCGTCGAGCGGCGCGAGGCGCTCGAGCGACTGAAGGCCATCAGCGGCACCTGA
- a CDS encoding CPBP family intramembrane glutamic endopeptidase, protein MSAFDRVRRQARHIVGWLPLPITEQTPVVPSESESVISRRKRVVTAVGLTGAGLLGLSLSTKPGSGRFYLATGAVAATWTIGAFASGPLHVGRIRGRDDITRLPIVTPVMTGVAAFGTFYGLALVARQIPFLESAIGNILRFADEGDLPLVVLTTCANGIGEELFFRGALFATVGDEHPVATSTALYTAATLATRNPALIAAAAVMGTLFGVQRRASGGVQAPALTHLTWSVLMLRYLPPLFEQAIADEQDNDRHERPRG, encoded by the coding sequence GTGAGTGCGTTCGACCGGGTGCGCCGCCAGGCCCGCCACATCGTCGGGTGGCTGCCGCTGCCCATCACCGAGCAGACGCCGGTGGTGCCCAGTGAGAGCGAGTCGGTCATCTCGCGCCGCAAGCGCGTCGTGACCGCCGTCGGCCTCACCGGCGCAGGGCTGCTGGGGCTGTCGCTGTCGACGAAGCCGGGCTCGGGCCGGTTCTACCTCGCCACCGGAGCCGTCGCCGCGACCTGGACCATCGGCGCCTTCGCCTCCGGGCCCCTGCACGTGGGCCGCATCCGCGGACGCGACGACATCACGCGCCTGCCGATCGTCACCCCGGTGATGACGGGCGTCGCCGCCTTCGGCACGTTCTACGGTCTGGCCCTGGTCGCCCGGCAGATCCCGTTCCTGGAGAGCGCGATCGGCAACATCCTGCGTTTCGCCGACGAGGGCGACCTGCCGCTGGTCGTCCTCACCACGTGCGCCAACGGCATCGGTGAGGAGCTGTTCTTCCGGGGGGCGCTCTTCGCCACCGTCGGTGACGAGCACCCCGTGGCCACCTCGACCGCGCTCTACACGGCGGCCACCCTCGCCACGCGCAACCCGGCGCTGATTGCTGCCGCTGCCGTCATGGGCACCCTCTTCGGGGTGCAGCGGCGCGCCTCGGGCGGGGTGCAGGCCCCAGCCCTGACCCACCTGACCTGGTCCGTGCTGATGCTGCGCTACCTGCCGCCGCTCTTCGAGCAGGCCATCGCCGACGAGCAGGACAACGACCGGCACGAGCGTCCCCGTGGCTGA
- a CDS encoding NAD(P)H-binding protein: MLLVKVLVAGASGFVGRRLTPALVEAGHDVVAMTRNPGVYHGPGTAVFGDVDDESSIVTAMEGCEAAYYLVHSLDSADFETKDAQAAGSFGRAARTTGIGQIIYLGGLGDDRDDLSAHLRSRREVEQLLADAQVPVTTLRAGIIVGDEGISWELTRQLVEHLPAMITPKWVQTRTQPIAIDDVVRYLIGVLGLEGASGEAFDIGGPEVLRYATMMKRVADVQGRPLVLVPVPLLTPSLSSRWLSFVTDVDGQTARSLIDSMGNEVVVRDDSIRRLVPFEPMGYDDAVRTALAERKERLKQEDKA; the protein is encoded by the coding sequence GTGCTGCTCGTGAAGGTCCTCGTCGCAGGGGCCTCCGGCTTCGTCGGTCGACGACTCACCCCCGCTCTCGTCGAGGCCGGCCACGACGTCGTCGCCATGACCCGCAATCCGGGTGTCTACCACGGGCCGGGCACCGCCGTCTTCGGGGACGTCGACGACGAGAGCTCGATCGTCACGGCGATGGAGGGCTGCGAGGCGGCCTACTACCTCGTGCACTCGCTCGACAGCGCCGACTTCGAGACCAAGGACGCGCAGGCCGCCGGGTCGTTCGGGCGAGCGGCCCGCACCACCGGGATCGGCCAGATCATCTACCTCGGCGGCCTCGGCGACGACCGCGACGACCTGTCGGCCCACCTGCGCAGCCGCCGCGAGGTCGAGCAGCTGCTCGCCGACGCCCAGGTGCCCGTCACGACGCTGCGCGCGGGCATCATCGTCGGCGACGAGGGCATCTCCTGGGAGCTGACCCGACAGCTCGTCGAGCACCTGCCGGCGATGATCACGCCCAAGTGGGTGCAGACCAGAACGCAGCCGATCGCGATCGACGACGTCGTGCGCTACCTCATCGGGGTGCTCGGGCTCGAGGGCGCCTCGGGGGAGGCCTTCGACATCGGAGGCCCCGAGGTGCTGCGCTACGCCACGATGATGAAGCGGGTCGCCGACGTGCAGGGCCGTCCCCTCGTGCTCGTGCCCGTGCCCCTGCTCACGCCGTCGCTGTCGTCGCGGTGGTTGAGCTTCGTCACCGACGTCGACGGACAGACCGCACGCTCGCTCATCGACTCGATGGGCAACGAGGTCGTCGTGCGCGACGACTCCATCCGCCGTCTCGTGCCCTTCGAGCCGATGGGGTACGACGACGCCGTTCGCACCGCCCTGGCCGAGCGGAAGGAGCGGCTGAAGCAGGAGGACAAGGCGTGA
- a CDS encoding aromatic ring-hydroxylating dioxygenase subunit alpha: MRYVKNAWYVVAWSTEVARDPVSRRVGDDPLVLFRTQDGTAVCLSDRCAHRGYPLSAGRVVGDSVECGYHGFTFGCDGVCTRVPGQSTVPGKARVRTYPLHEKDGWVWVWTGDPALADPAALPDTHWMTDPGWATVTHSYRFECRADLIHDNLLDLTHESFIHRTTVGDDYIYEHGITVEVDGTTVTVDRLMPGVEAPPLYAATMGIEGLYDRFHATQFHVPGHLTLHSGITGQGRPREEGYLIKVLNAVTPLDEHTAHYYYAFSRNFAVDDDAATEELRTGLGVVLDEDAEALRLQELALASRPPGERDRLVAQDAGVAKARHVMARLLAAESPLPTA; the protein is encoded by the coding sequence ATGAGATACGTCAAGAACGCCTGGTACGTCGTCGCCTGGTCGACCGAGGTCGCCCGTGACCCGGTCTCGCGCCGCGTGGGTGACGACCCGCTGGTCCTCTTCCGCACGCAGGACGGCACGGCCGTCTGCCTCAGCGACCGCTGCGCCCACCGGGGCTACCCGCTCTCGGCCGGCCGCGTCGTCGGCGACTCGGTCGAGTGCGGCTACCACGGCTTCACCTTCGGGTGCGACGGTGTCTGCACGCGGGTGCCCGGCCAGTCGACCGTCCCCGGCAAGGCCCGCGTGCGCACCTATCCCCTGCACGAGAAGGACGGCTGGGTCTGGGTCTGGACCGGTGACCCCGCCCTCGCCGACCCGGCCGCCCTGCCCGACACGCACTGGATGACCGACCCCGGGTGGGCGACGGTCACGCACTCCTACCGCTTCGAGTGCCGCGCCGACCTGATCCACGACAACCTGCTCGACCTGACCCACGAGTCGTTCATTCACCGCACCACGGTCGGCGACGACTACATCTACGAGCACGGCATCACCGTCGAGGTCGACGGCACCACCGTGACGGTCGACCGGCTCATGCCGGGCGTCGAGGCGCCTCCCCTGTATGCCGCCACCATGGGCATCGAGGGTCTCTACGACCGCTTCCATGCCACGCAGTTCCACGTGCCTGGGCACCTGACCCTGCACTCCGGCATCACCGGGCAGGGCCGGCCTCGCGAGGAGGGCTACCTCATCAAGGTGCTCAACGCGGTCACCCCGCTCGACGAGCACACCGCCCACTACTACTACGCCTTCTCCCGCAACTTCGCCGTCGACGACGACGCCGCCACCGAGGAGCTGCGCACCGGCCTCGGGGTCGTGCTCGACGAGGACGCCGAGGCGCTGCGGCTGCAGGAGCTCGCCCTCGCCTCCCGCCCGCCGGGGGAGCGCGACCGGCTCGTCGCGCAGGATGCCGGCGTGGCCAAGGCCCGCCACGTCATGGCGCGCCTGCTGGCCGCCGAGTCGCCCCTGCCGACGGCCTGA
- a CDS encoding DUF4232 domain-containing protein, producing the protein MRHPDFLTRSTRRRLSVSGGAAVAALALVGLAACTSSGGSDTTGTVGAVGSGPMPTATLPPSTDASGSPSATSASPSSTPATTPSGGTGAPAGADQGASGLPTCQPAQTTIRIEAGQASAGHVGLRLVVSNTGTTPCVTQGYAGVSFVAPGTGKQIGAPADRAPVVPSPLIRLEPGKTAVALILVAQAANYGPTCDLTQAAGFRVYLPGTTSAAYVPYAVDACAAASVHQLSIQAFTI; encoded by the coding sequence GTGCGTCATCCAGACTTCCTGACCCGCTCGACCCGGCGCCGCCTGTCCGTCTCGGGCGGCGCGGCGGTCGCGGCGCTCGCCCTCGTGGGTCTCGCGGCCTGCACCAGCAGTGGTGGGAGCGACACGACCGGCACAGTGGGGGCGGTCGGATCCGGGCCCATGCCGACGGCGACGCTGCCTCCCAGCACGGATGCGTCCGGCAGCCCCAGCGCGACCAGCGCCTCGCCGAGCAGCACACCGGCGACCACCCCCTCCGGTGGGACCGGCGCCCCCGCCGGCGCCGACCAGGGCGCCTCGGGCCTGCCCACCTGCCAGCCCGCGCAGACGACCATCCGCATCGAGGCCGGGCAGGCATCCGCGGGGCACGTCGGGCTCCGGCTGGTGGTCAGCAACACCGGCACCACGCCGTGCGTCACGCAGGGCTACGCCGGGGTGTCGTTCGTCGCCCCCGGCACGGGCAAGCAGATCGGTGCGCCCGCCGACCGCGCCCCCGTCGTCCCCAGCCCCCTGATCCGCCTCGAGCCGGGCAAGACCGCAGTAGCCCTCATCCTGGTCGCGCAGGCCGCCAACTACGGCCCGACCTGTGACCTCACCCAGGCTGCTGGCTTCCGGGTCTACCTGCCCGGCACCACCAGCGCGGCCTATGTGCCGTATGCCGTCGACGCCTGTGCCGCTGCCTCGGTGCATCAGCTGAGCATTCAGGCCTTCACGATCTGA
- a CDS encoding sodium:solute symporter family protein, with protein sequence MHQTTTVPALAQATLINASPVDYALVATYFVFVIGIGVVARRQVSDSVDFFLSGRSLPAWVTGLAFISANLGAVEVMGMSANGAQYGIPTVHYFWVGAVPAMLFLGVVMMPFYYGSKVRSVPEFMFRRFGTGAHLVNAFSFAVAQLLIAGVNLYLLGSIIQALLGWPLWLALIVAAAVVLSYITLGGLSAAIYNEVLQFFVIIAALLPLTLIGLNRVGGYSGLKDKITAAAAAAPADAKVASADQQLHSWPGQALSSFDNPVLSVIGIVFGLGFVLSFGYWTTNFVEVQRAMATSSISSARKTPIIGAFPKMFIPFVVIIPGMVAAVLVPEIQQLKDGGSPSGGASGTVKYNDAILLLMRDILPNGLLGVAIAGLLAAFMAGMAANISAFNTVFSIDLWQRYVRPDHHDDYYLRIGRLATVGATVVAIFTAFFASSFSNVMDYIQTLFGFFNAPLFATFIVGMFWRRMTPTAGWVGLVSGTASAVAVAFLSQDAFGAASLGVIPLAGQGAAFVAAAAAFVVDVAVSVGVSLVTTPKPVSELRGLVYSETPREDLVDPQEKTFPWFRRTIPLALVALGMVVVLNTIFA encoded by the coding sequence GTGCACCAGACCACGACGGTCCCCGCACTCGCCCAGGCGACGCTGATCAACGCGTCCCCGGTCGACTACGCGCTGGTCGCCACCTACTTCGTCTTCGTGATCGGCATCGGTGTCGTCGCGCGACGACAGGTCTCCGACTCGGTCGACTTCTTCCTCTCCGGGCGCTCGCTGCCCGCGTGGGTGACGGGTCTGGCCTTCATCTCGGCCAACCTCGGCGCCGTCGAGGTCATGGGCATGTCCGCCAACGGGGCTCAGTACGGCATCCCGACCGTGCACTACTTCTGGGTCGGCGCGGTCCCGGCCATGCTCTTCCTCGGCGTCGTGATGATGCCCTTCTACTACGGCTCGAAGGTGCGCTCCGTGCCGGAGTTCATGTTCCGGCGCTTCGGCACCGGCGCCCACCTGGTCAACGCCTTCAGCTTCGCCGTGGCCCAGCTGCTCATCGCCGGCGTCAACCTCTACCTGCTGGGGTCGATCATCCAGGCCCTGCTCGGGTGGCCGCTGTGGCTGGCCCTCATCGTGGCGGCCGCGGTCGTCCTGTCCTACATCACGCTCGGTGGCCTCTCCGCCGCGATCTACAACGAGGTGCTGCAGTTCTTCGTCATCATCGCCGCGCTGCTGCCGCTCACCCTGATCGGCCTCAACCGCGTCGGCGGCTACAGCGGCCTCAAGGACAAGATCACCGCGGCGGCGGCCGCGGCCCCGGCCGACGCGAAGGTGGCCTCGGCCGACCAGCAGCTGCACTCGTGGCCGGGTCAGGCGCTGTCGAGCTTCGACAACCCGGTGCTGTCGGTCATCGGCATCGTGTTCGGCCTCGGCTTCGTCCTGTCCTTCGGCTACTGGACGACCAACTTCGTCGAGGTGCAGCGCGCGATGGCGACCAGCTCGATCTCGTCAGCGCGCAAGACCCCCATCATCGGCGCGTTCCCCAAGATGTTCATCCCCTTCGTCGTCATCATCCCCGGCATGGTCGCTGCGGTGCTCGTGCCCGAGATCCAGCAGCTGAAGGACGGCGGCTCGCCGTCCGGCGGCGCATCAGGCACCGTGAAGTACAACGACGCGATCCTGCTGCTGATGCGCGACATCCTGCCCAACGGGCTGCTCGGGGTGGCGATCGCCGGCCTGCTCGCCGCCTTCATGGCGGGCATGGCGGCCAACATCTCGGCCTTCAACACCGTCTTCAGCATCGACCTGTGGCAGCGCTACGTGCGCCCCGACCACCACGACGACTACTACCTGCGGATCGGCCGTCTGGCGACCGTGGGCGCGACGGTCGTCGCCATCTTCACGGCTTTCTTCGCCAGCTCGTTCTCCAACGTCATGGACTACATCCAGACGCTCTTCGGCTTCTTCAACGCGCCACTCTTCGCGACCTTCATCGTCGGCATGTTCTGGCGGCGGATGACGCCGACCGCCGGCTGGGTCGGCCTCGTCAGCGGCACGGCCTCGGCCGTCGCGGTGGCCTTCCTCAGCCAGGACGCCTTCGGCGCGGCCAGCCTCGGCGTCATCCCGCTGGCGGGGCAGGGCGCGGCCTTCGTCGCGGCTGCGGCGGCCTTCGTGGTCGACGTCGCGGTCTCGGTCGGCGTCTCGCTCGTCACGACCCCCAAACCGGTGAGCGAGCTGCGCGGCCTGGTCTACTCCGAGACGCCGCGCGAGGACCTCGTCGACCCGCAGGAGAAGACCTTCCCGTGGTTCCGCCGCACGATCCCCCTCGCGCTCGTGGCCCTCGGCATGGTCGTCGTGCTCAACACCATCTTCGCCTGA
- a CDS encoding nitroreductase family deazaflavin-dependent oxidoreductase produces the protein MSRYVAPTVATLRFNSLVAWLTRHGLSIMGSRVLTVRGRTTGTPRSTPVNLLTLDEERYLVSPRGHSQWVRNARVAGEVELRVGRRVEQVSLTEVPVPERVAVIREYLRKWGWEVGQFVEGLTARSDDARILEVAPDFPVFRLAPRV, from the coding sequence ATGTCCCGCTACGTCGCTCCGACCGTCGCCACCCTGCGCTTCAACTCGCTCGTCGCCTGGCTCACCCGCCACGGGCTGAGCATCATGGGCTCGCGAGTGCTCACCGTCCGCGGCCGCACGACCGGCACGCCCCGCAGCACCCCCGTCAACCTGCTCACGCTAGACGAGGAGCGCTACCTCGTCTCCCCGCGTGGCCACAGCCAGTGGGTGCGCAACGCCCGGGTCGCCGGCGAGGTGGAGCTGCGGGTGGGACGCCGCGTCGAGCAGGTGAGCCTGACCGAGGTCCCGGTGCCGGAGCGCGTGGCCGTCATCAGGGAGTACCTGCGCAAGTGGGGCTGGGAGGTCGGCCAGTTCGTCGAGGGGCTGACCGCCAGGTCGGACGACGCCCGCATCCTCGAGGTCGCGCCTGACTTCCCCGTCTTCCGGCTGGCCCCGCGCGTCTGA